The DNA window AATCAATAGCAAACCACCTCTACATCCTAACCAAGCGGCCTCATGTTGCTGGGTCCGAAGCCAATGCCGAAGCAGCGGCTTATGTTCTATCCACCCTCACTTCCTATAAGGTTCGATCACATATAACAACCTATGAAGTTGCCTTGACTTATCCCATCTCACGTTCCTTGACCCTAAAACCTACTCCTCAAGACAGCCTCGTCAAGTTCGATCTCCACCAAGAGATTTACGACGGTGATCCTTATGCCGACGTGGCAGACGAAGTCCTACCGACGTTCCACGCATATGCCAAGTCTGCCACTGTAGCTGGACCTGTAGTATATGCCAATTACGGGCGCGTACAGGACTATGCTGTATTGAAGCAAATGAAAGTAAATGTGTCAGGGAATGTTGTATTGGCAAAGTATGGAAAGATATACAGAGGGGACATTGTGGAAAATGCTTATGCAGAAGGTGCTATAGGTGTATTAATTTACACAGATAGGAAGGATTACGGTGGAGGAGGTGATGCAAAATGGTTTCCTGATGACAAGTGGATGCCTTCAAGTGGAGTCCAGGTGGGATCCGTGTACAATGGGGCCGGTGATCCCACTACACCTGGCTGGCCTAGTTCAGGGTTGTGCGAGAGACTATCAGATGATGATGCGGAGAAAGGAGGAGAAGTTCCATTGATACCATCATTACCTATTTCATGGGCTGATGGTGACAGAATCCTGAGGTCCATAGATGGACAAGTGGCAAATGACGATTGGCAGGGAGGGAAAGATGCTCCTGTCTACAAGGTTGGGCCAGGACCAGCAATTCTGAATCTTAGTTATACTGTAAGTCTCGAAAAACCAGCAAAATGTCGAATCTGTAGAGCTGAAACAGGCATGCAGTAACTAAGAAAGCCCATACCGTGAGTTTTGCAGGGAAAGCAAGTTATAACCACAATCCAAAATGTTATTGGAATCATTGAAGGTGTAGAAGAACCTGATAGGTAAGTTTGAATAATTCAAACATGCAATGTACAGCAAATTAATACGCATCTCTGAAACAATTCTGCATGATGAAATTGTCACGTAAGAAAACGACAAGCAAATTGTTATAGCAAGCCCTACAATAGAAATGATAGCCAAAATGAAATCATAATATTATTTTCCAAAAAACTGAGCCTGGATAAACAAAATCAAGCTTACCGAGTAACTTTCTAATGCTAGATTTTCCTCACACagttgaaaattttctagatatgtCATACTTGGGAATCACCGGGATGCATGGACATTTGGAGCTGTTGATCCAAATAGTGGTACAGCAGCCCTGCTTGAGGTATGTAAAATTTTGGTGCTTAAATCGTCTTAACATCCCTAGATTCAAATTCCAAGGAAAATAGCAGTTCAACTGATATTTTTGAGAGAGACAGGTTGCACACAGGATGTGGAAGCTCCAGGAAAAAGGTTGGAAACCTCGGCGAACAATTATATTTTGTAATTGGGATGCTGAAGAATATGGCCTGGTTTGTCTTTCGCTCCTCTCACTGTAGCACATTCACTCGTCCACATGCAGCCCTGGCTCCTTTCAAATAACCAAAGCCAGAAAGAGGCTGTGTGAGCTAATACAGGCAGAACATATTTGTTGTTTTAACTGAATTATAAGCAGTTCACCATCTTCAGATAGGATCAACAGAATGGGTTGAAGAGAACAGGGAAATGCTAGCATCAAGAGCTGTAGCCTATATGAATGTTGATATTGCAGTTCAAGGATTAGGATTTTATGCCTCTGCAACTCCACAGCTCGATGAGCTACTAATAAAAGCAACTAAGCAGGTACGAAACGAATCTCAAGGGTTGGGGCAACAGGGTTTTACAACATTGCCATATGCATTAACAATGATTGCATATGGTTAATCCACGTAGAAAGCAACAagttcaaaaaaatatatatatatagaggtGCAAATGTGGTTTAACAGCACAAGAATACCAGTCTGTCAAACTTCAAATGTCAATTTATGTTTTATCTTTCTATTCTCACTCAAATTAGATAAACTTCTGACTTAGGTCCAAGACCCGGATAACTCCTCGCAATCCATCTACCAATCC is part of the Coffea eugenioides isolate CCC68of chromosome 6, Ceug_1.0, whole genome shotgun sequence genome and encodes:
- the LOC113775927 gene encoding probable glutamate carboxypeptidase LAMP1, with product MKVNVSGNVVLAKYGKIYRGDIVENAYAEGAIGVLIYTDRKDYGGGGDAKWFPDDKWMPSSGVQVGSVYNGAGDPTTPGWPSSGLCERLSDDDAEKGGEVPLIPSLPISWADGDRILRSIDGQVANDDWQGGKDAPVYKVGPGPAILNLSYTGKQVITTIQNVIGIIEGVEEPDRYVILGNHRDAWTFGAVDPNSGTAALLEVAHRMWKLQEKGWKPRRTIIFCNWDAEEYGLIGSTEWVEENREMLASRAVAYMNVDIAVQGLGFYASATPQLDELLIKATKQVQDPDNSSQSIYQSWIRSSENPKIGRLGGGGSDYSAFVQHVGVPATDISYGEDYPVYHSMYDDFIWMKKFGDPKFHRHVAVTSIWGLVALQLADEEFLPFDYLSYANELQRSVEDLKIELSEKGIKLFPLFNSIKELRMAATKIANEIKVLQDRNVWASVSKNDHYKVRELNDRLMMAERAFTDREGLPGRTWYKHLIFAPSKHNDYGSKYFPGIDDAIEKAKSINTTDLWLAVQHEVWRVSRVIKHASLVLSGQLT